The genomic window CACCCTCAGCCCCCCCCGCGGGCTGTCGGACAGGGAGATCTCTCCGCCGTGGCTATGGGCAATATCCCGGGCGATGGTCAGGCCCAGGCCTACGCCGCCCGTGGCTGCGTTGCGGGAGCCCTCTACCCGGAAAAAAGGCCGGAACACGCTGTCCCGCAGGGCAGCGGGAATGCCGGGTCCATTGTCGTCCACTGTCACAATAACCGCGTCCCCTTGCCGCTGTGCATGGACCCACGTGGCCAGAGCATAGCGCCGGGCATTGTGGATGATGTTCGTCAGGCACCGCTTCATGCCTGCAGAACGCAGGGGGAGGACCAGTTCCCCGTCCACGGACAGCTCTGTTGATCCTTTTTCGTGCCGGATACTGCCAATGACCTCTTCCAGGATCCGGCTGAGAGAAACCGGCTGCATGACCTCTTCTCCCTCTCCCCGGGCAAAGGCCAGATATCCCTCGATCATGGTCTCCATATCACTGATATCCTTTTTCAGGTCCCGGATGTCCGGGCTGTCCGGCAACATGGCCAGCTGAAGCTTCATTCTGGTCAGGGGGGTGCGCAGGTCATGACTGACACCGGCCAGCATTTCTGTCCGCTGGACGATCTGGCGCTGGATCCTCTCCTTCATTCCCTGAAAGGCCACGGCGGCACGGCGGACCTCCAGCGCCCCCTCGGGCCGGAAATCAGGCACCTCCCGCCCCTTGCCGAACCTTTCCACAGCCAGGGCGAGGCGACGGAGGGGGCGGATCTGGTTGCGCATGAATACCAGGGCCACCACCAGCAGGACAATCGAGGAGCCTATCATCCACAGAACCCAGATCACTGCCGTGGAACTGTAGAAACGCTTGCGGGGCACCATGACGGACAGGATGCTGCGGTCATCCAGGCGGACCCGGACCTCGTACCAGTTGTCCCGGTCCATTTCCATGACAACAGCCGGGAACCGAATGCCCGACCTGATAGCATTGTCCAGGGACGTATACAGAAAACCGTGCCCGCGATTTTCCGGAATTCGCGGAAATGCACCGGACGGATCCAGGGACATGAGCAGGTTCATGTTTTTCAGCGCCGAGGACAGGATTTCCGCCTGTCTTTCCGGCGCCGGATCCGCAGCCAGACGGTCAATGACAAAGGCAATGTCGGCCGCCACGGCGCCGGTCATGCGGGCTGTGACGCTGTCCAGATGGCGGTCGTAATAGACCCACATGGAAATCAGCTGCAGCAGGATGACCGGCGTCACAATGATCAGGAGCGAGCGCCCGAACAGCGTCCCGGGCAGCACTGCCTTGAGGGGGTGCCTTTTCCGTTTTGCATTCCAGAGGGGTTCGGAAGGAGAGGTCATGACTGCCACAGCACATACCCCTCCCCCCGGACCGTCTGCAGCCACCGGGGTACCTTCGGATCAGCCTCCATCTTGCGGCGCAGGCGCGTGACCTGGACATCCACCGTGCGCACCTGGCCCTCCAGACCCAGCTTTCCGGCAAGATCCTCGCGACTGAAAACAACACCCGGTTTCCGCAGCAGGGTCCGCAGCAGGTTGGCTTCGGCCGCTGAAAGGCGCACTGTGGTCTCCCCCTGGATCAGGGTGTCGCGCCCGGCCTGGAAGGTCCAGGGGCCGATGGTGACTTCCCCGGCCGTGCCGGCAGGGCGGGGGGTCCGGCGCAGGATGGCGTTGATCCTCAGGACCAGTTCCCGGGGCTCGAAGGGTTTTGTCAGATAATCGTCGGCGCCGCTCTCCAGGCCCGTCAGCCGGTCCTCCACCTCTCCCCGCGCGGTCAGCAGCAGGACAGGGATATCCGACGTACGCCGAAGGTCAGCCGTCAGGGTCAGACCATCCTCTCCCGGCATCATCACGTCAAGCACAACCAGGTCGAACACAGCCACGGCCATTTTGGCCCGGGCGTCGGCAGCGTCCCGGGCAACGACCACCATAAATCCCTGGTCTGTCAGGAATTTTTCCAGAAGACCACGCAGGCGGGGATCATCATCAACCACCAGGATAAAGGGGGGCGGGATTTCTCCCGCATCTGACATTGCCATGACCCTGCCAGCGAAACAATCTGGGATTAATCCCGGGAGTGTATTATACAGGGGCACAGCGCACAACAACAGCAGTACTCTTCAGAATGGCAGATATTCTTGTTATTAAACTGGGTTCCCTGGGGGACATCATCCAGGCCATGGGTGCCATCCAGGATATCCGGCTACACCATCCGGACGACCGTATTTCCGTGATAACGACAGGGCCCTGGAAGCGGCTGTTCGAACGTTGCCCGTGGGTTGATGCAGTCCTGGTGGGGAACCGGGCTCCCCGCTGGCGGCTGGACAGGTTTTGGGCTGTGGCCAGGCTTCTGCGCAGCAGGACCTGGACCCGCGTCTATGACCTGCAGAACTCGGGCCGCACAGAACTCTGGTACCGCTGGTTCCTGAAAGACACCCCCTGGTCGGGACAGGCCAGGGGGTCCAGCATGCACTGGGCCCCGCCGGCCCGAAGGACCGTACCCATTGTCGAAAGACTCTCGGCCCAGCTGGCCGTAGCTGGCGTCCCCGCCCGGTATACTCCCCTGCCTGATGCGTCATGGATGGCGGATGACATCTCTGCCCTCCTGGAAGAGGCCGGTGTGAAGGAACCCTTTGCTGTCCTGCTGCCCGGATCGTCCCGCGCAGGGGCAAAGAAACGCTGGCCCCACTATGCCGCCCTGGCGCAAAGGCTGAAAAACCGGGGCTGGACTGTCGTGACAGTGCCCGGCCCGGA from Pseudomonadota bacterium includes these protein-coding regions:
- a CDS encoding ATP-binding protein, encoding MTSPSEPLWNAKRKRHPLKAVLPGTLFGRSLLIIVTPVILLQLISMWVYYDRHLDSVTARMTGAVAADIAFVIDRLAADPAPERQAEILSSALKNMNLLMSLDPSGAFPRIPENRGHGFLYTSLDNAIRSGIRFPAVVMEMDRDNWYEVRVRLDDRSILSVMVPRKRFYSSTAVIWVLWMIGSSIVLLVVALVFMRNQIRPLRRLALAVERFGKGREVPDFRPEGALEVRRAAVAFQGMKERIQRQIVQRTEMLAGVSHDLRTPLTRMKLQLAMLPDSPDIRDLKKDISDMETMIEGYLAFARGEGEEVMQPVSLSRILEEVIGSIRHEKGSTELSVDGELVLPLRSAGMKRCLTNIIHNARRYALATWVHAQRQGDAVIVTVDDNGPGIPAALRDSVFRPFFRVEGSRNAATGGVGLGLTIARDIAHSHGGEISLSDSPRGGLRVTVSLPV
- a CDS encoding response regulator; the encoded protein is MSDAGEIPPPFILVVDDDPRLRGLLEKFLTDQGFMVVVARDAADARAKMAVAVFDLVVLDVMMPGEDGLTLTADLRRTSDIPVLLLTARGEVEDRLTGLESGADDYLTKPFEPRELVLRINAILRRTPRPAGTAGEVTIGPWTFQAGRDTLIQGETTVRLSAAEANLLRTLLRKPGVVFSREDLAGKLGLEGQVRTVDVQVTRLRRKMEADPKVPRWLQTVRGEGYVLWQS
- a CDS encoding glycosyltransferase family 9 protein codes for the protein MADILVIKLGSLGDIIQAMGAIQDIRLHHPDDRISVITTGPWKRLFERCPWVDAVLVGNRAPRWRLDRFWAVARLLRSRTWTRVYDLQNSGRTELWYRWFLKDTPWSGQARGSSMHWAPPARRTVPIVERLSAQLAVAGVPARYTPLPDASWMADDISALLEEAGVKEPFAVLLPGSSRAGAKKRWPHYAALAQRLKNRGWTVVTVPGPDEADLCRPIPGICLTGGSFLDLFQLAGVLRRAALVIGNDSGPVHLASHLGTPGIALFGPAWPAALTGIRRPGFETLEVPSLADLSVDEAEARILHHPAAQAFSAHTEKTA